A genome region from Polyodon spathula isolate WHYD16114869_AA chromosome 19, ASM1765450v1, whole genome shotgun sequence includes the following:
- the LOC121294989 gene encoding doublecortin domain-containing protein 1-like, producing MLWAYSEFVLTYLEELNVGVEVTQTEKHSHHRAWSTECQETEDPGYNVSDTNQNYVPRPIDTQSMPPGALRESNQLTVAPVRKLEDKHPKASAQR from the exons GCCTACTCAGAGTTTGTCCTGACCTACCTGGAGGAGCTAAATGTAGGAGTGGAGGTGACCCAGACAGAGAAGCACAGTCACCACAGGGCCTGGTCTACAGAATGTCAGGAGACAGAG GATCCAGGATACAACGTCAGTGACACCAATCAAAACTATGTTCCAAGACCCATAGACACCCAGTCAATGCCACCAGGAGCCCTAAGGGAGAGCAACCAGCTGACAGTGGCACCGGTGAGGAAACTAGAAGACAAACACCCCAAGGCTTCAGCTCAAAGGTAG